In one window of Oncorhynchus kisutch isolate 150728-3 linkage group LG16, Okis_V2, whole genome shotgun sequence DNA:
- the LOC109878207 gene encoding bromodomain adjacent to zinc finger domain protein 2B-like isoform X9 codes for MESGERLASPAPPTARTSSPAASSSSSSSSSSPAPHSKSSLAPSPAASLGSTLSTSGRLYGVMSDQQPYTLSSAFPLVSHPAFGLYTTSSGRPEFGGLGSLGSLGSLGSLGMSAALAAHPQLGALTEWWRAAEAHSRGAAAFLPPFLGLPTMFTPHIQQNHSPLQAPSRTPSKNGQTPKGVNGAVNGSGVSSPTMQGSYSMNASPSLGASQAVKGPNSKARGPRSSPHSQSHTAELQLEKVPCKPKDKKPGKKPAEVAGVSDSESGSSSDSSSDGAISSDLEDLGGEEDDDDDDDDDDDDEDEEEEGKSEAWNSEKEKARRTKKKMKIGTLSSGMKEAQDNRNSLPHSLHSDPPTLVPSQHSPSTLSQSSPLSLQTSRPREEGLQQHLSVIQSTGLAASSKPLALLTQPRRETSSPSTVSASPIPLITSPKGRTTASPKPPKLLPSSPQHPPLSLCSSSKPLSVPSLARSVPLSSSPQSFPLLTSPMANSQQPKPLKTPGSGKASKRKLLEESLSQINEFRLKQSLLSQGQTFPAAQPKKQQGHKTSRKAAGVTSSSLPPPNLSSSESPCGGGRSTKLPPAPLPPPPQNNHSNLFLSSALLGLAAHPNGVIQSTTAQDAPLALITKPRKDSNKDLSRAGASLSLPVNLSTGGRVHSASSQGPPARPATSPSPATARGPRKIKAPKAPNLQVQAHALAPMAAWKGLSQSHLVQSLVDLFRGAEAGLPGLPGLPSSKDSDDSVEDDDDDDDDDLDDLEDDEEDSDDSLSDSDSNSDSDKDVSGGKLKDPKLKLPSSGSVSKREKTPLKLTKGHASLLSSTTNHTAASCSPLNLQVIKTPNIVTSSSALAYHNSPSSSYSLVTPPGAGKRKRVMDEQELRIPLELGWQRETRIKSASGKMQGDVAYYAPCGKKLRQYPDVVKGLQWSLLKDEDVIPHILAMEGRRGRPPNSERQRGAEGGKGSRRRKGRPPNVGEGLGLGAEVPSPSEAKLLRKLEAQEIARQAAQMKMMRKLEKQAMARAAKEARKQQAIMAAEERRKQKEQMKLIKQQEKIKRIQQIRLEKEMRAQQILEAKRRKKEEVANAKMMEAEKRIKEKEMRRQHAVILKHQELERHRLDMERERRRQHGMLMKAVEARKKAEERERLRQEKRDEKRLNKERKLELRRLELEIARELKKPNEDMCLADHKPLPEFSRIPGLILPGGAVSDCLMLMQFLRGFGKVLGFDVGVDVPTLGMLQEGLLNVGDSMGHVQDLLVRLLSLAVCDPGLPPGHKTKTMLGDHLTNVGINRDNVSEVLQMYMGAYCGQTDLAELALSLKTKAFQAHTPAQKASILGFLANELACSKSVVSEIDKNLDHMTNMRKDKWLIEGKLKKLRTIHAKRTGKRDASMGGEEAQPLGTPSSGLKRKRKAGAESDDDEDEDEDSDDLADEDDEEEEEEMKKAKKVETCDEDDGDQSTSVEELEKQIEKLAKQQHQVRRKLFEASHSLRSMMYGQDRYRRRYWVLPHCGGVFIEAMESGEAAGELENERERRRAAAGEVHIKEEPQEEEVQKKNPGGVGGEVRSVYTSVRSEEGKEEKKGSPNLFLLHPASLSKLTTLLDVAKDVAKEIREAKADLRPKYSPTPPSVTTTTKTTPPSDPANASLPAKPTSPCASTAPNLPCEEAKPGYPTSTSSPSSFSSLLSPPPQLFSPIKTSTLAPNPPQLQYLPSDQLLRVLTERSGHWFSLLPRSPCDDSSLTTSPSPGPGPLQSSPLPSSSLTRPRSPPASPALPLTPSAASASASPHHPAGFINYPLSALQVKAGGSLLSLSAFCGGWPSGMLSPSQLPFCSSPLPGHSGLSSVEGSANAPPSVSSKSESPVPPGEKLSSTVPSPAMMEVPKHSDHPTPRPIPEEMLSGWWRVSDIEELRSLVGSLHSRGTREKGLHRQMHKYMELIPQVCTKHRDAAMIELCELEESQVSVESVRGWCVEEQAMEMDIAVLQQVEELERKVTTASLQVKGWMYPEPQSEREDLVYHEHKPLPKHQPAAGGAGDKDQPEDKADHKAGGVVRHADNPLDIAVTRLADLERNIERRYLRSPLGTTIQIRLDNVGAIGTVTVPAPSSSADREGGEEEVAHGMKVWRKALGDVRSAAQLAMCLQQLQKSIAWERSIMKVYCQICRKGDNEDLLLLCDGCDKGCHTYCHKPKITTIPEGDWYCPACISKASGPSPKNKKPLSKPVAGGGGKKPTAAEAKRNGKQAGNSNGNVEVSEDDSASASGTPKKGGGAKEPPSRKRKGEESPAPSQAPPTPQSPSLESPVVCVKRAKTARDNNRDLGLCRVLLAELERHQDAWPFLNPVNTKGIPGYRKVIKKPMDFATIREKLVSSQYQNLETFIIDVNLVFDNCEKFNEDNSDIGRAGHNMRKFFDKRWTELLNEIN; via the exons GTCGTTTGTATGGGGTGATGAGTGACCAGCAGCCCTACACGTTGTCAAGTGCCTTCCCCCTGGTCAGCCACCCAGCCTTCGGCCTGTACACCACCAGCTCAGGACGCCCAGAGTTTGGAGGCCTGGGGTCGTTGGGGTCCCTGGGTTCTCTGGGGTCCTTGGGGATGTCTGCTGCCCTGGCCGCACACCCCCAGCTGGGAGCTCTGACAG aatGGTGGCGAGCAGCAGAGGCCCacagtaggggggcagcagcCTTCCTCCCGCCGTTCCTGGGCCTCCCCACAATGTTCACCCCCCACATCCAGCAGAACCACAGCCCCCTGCAAGCCCCCTCCAGGACCCCCAGCAAAAACGGACAGACCCCCAAAG GGGTGAACGGGGCAGTGAATGGAAGTGGGGTCTCCTCCCCAACCATGCAGGGGTCTTACTCCATGAATGCGTCCCCATCCCTGGGTGCCTCCCAGGCTGTTAAGGGCCCCAACTCCAAGGCCAGGGGCCCCAGGAGCAGCCCTCACAGCCAGAGCCACACAGCAGAGCTACAGCTGGAGAAAGTACCCTGCAAACCTAAAGACAAG AAGCCCGGTAAAAAGCCAGCAGAGGTCGCTGGGGTCAGTGACAGCGAATCAGGCTCTTCCTCGGACAGCTCCAGCGACGGAGCCATCAGCAGCGACCTGGAGGACCTCGGAGGGGAAGAGGACGACGACGATGATGAcgacgacgatgatgatgatgaggatgaggaagaggagggaaagagcGAGGCGTGGAACTCTGAGAAGGAGAAGGCGAGGCGGACGAAGAAAAAAATGAAG atCGGGACACTAAGCTCGGGCATGAAGGAGGCCCAAGACAATAGGAACAGCCTGCCCCACAGCCTACACTCCGACCCCCCCACCCTGGTCCCCTCACAGCACTCCCCCTCTACCCTGTCCCAGagctcccccctgtctctccagACCTCCCGGCCCAGAGAGGAGGGTCTCCAGCAGCACCTCAGTGTCATCCAGTCCACGGGCCTAGCAGCCAGCTCCAAGCCCCTGGCCCTCCTCACCCAACCCCGCAGGGAAACCTCCTCCCCATCAACCGTCTCTGCCTCTCCAATCCCCCTCATCACCTCCCCCAAAGGACGCACCACCGCCTCCCCCAAGCCGCCCAAGCTTCTGCCCTCCTCGCCGCAGCACCCGCCCCTGTCCCTCTGCTCTTCCTCCAAGCCCCTGTCGGTGCCCTCCCTGGCCCGCTCCGTACCCCTGTCCTCCTCGCCTCAATCCTTCCCTCTCCTCACGTCGCCCATGGCCAACTCCCAGCAGCCCAAGCCTCTGAAGACACCTGGCAGTGGGAAGGCTAGTAAGAGGAAGTTGCTGGAGGAATCACTCTCTCAGATCAACGAATTCAGGCTCAAACAG TCTTTACTCTCACAAGGCCAGACTTTCCCGGCGGCACAGCCCAAGAAGCAGCAGGGTCACAAAACCTCTAGGAAGGCTGCTGGGGTGACGTCATCCTCCTTGCCGCCCCCCAATCTGTCCTCCTCGGAGAGTCCGTGTGGCGGTGGCAGAAGCACAAAGTTGCCCCctgctcccctcccccctcccccccagaaCAACCACTCCAACCTCTTCCTGTCCAGCGCTCTCCTGGGCCTAGCTGCCCACCCCAACGGAGTCATCCAAAGCACCACGGCTCAGGACGCGCCGCTAGCCCTTATCACCAAGCCCCGCAAAGACTCCAACAAGGACCTCTCTCGGGCAGGGGCGTCCCTCTCACTGCCCGTCAACCTCAGCACCGGCGGAAGGGTCCACTCGGCCTCCTCTCAGGGCCCCCCGGCGCGGCCCGCTACCTCACCCTCACCGGCCACGGCCCGGGGCCCCAGGAAGATCAAGGCCCCCAAGGCCCCTAACCTCCAGGTTCAGGCCCATGCCCTGGCCCCAATGGCAGCCTGGAAGGGCCTCTCTCAGAGTCACCTGGTGCAGTCTCTGGTGGACCTGTTCAGAGGGGCCGAGGCCGGCCTCCCAGGTCTCCCCGGTCTCCCTAGCAGCAAGGACTCGGATGACTCTGTTGAGGatgacgacgacgacgacgatgATGATCTGGATgatttggaggatgatgaggaggactCGGATGACAGCTTGTCAG ATTCTGACAGTAACTCGGACAGCGACAAGGACGTCTCCGGTGGCAAACTGAAGGACCCGAAGCTGAAGCTGCCATCGTCAGGCTCCGTCTCCAAGAGGGAGAAGACCCCACTCAAGCTAACCAAAGGCCACGCCTCCTTACTGAGCAGCACAACCAATCACACAGCCGCCAGCTGCTCCCCACTCAACCTGCAGGTCATCAAGACGCCCAACATCGTCACCAGCTCCAGTGCCTTGGCCTATCAcaactctccttcctcctcctactCCCTGGTCACGCCCCCAG gcGCAGGGAAAAGAAAGAGGGTGATGGATGAGCAGGAGTTGAGGATACCTCTGGAGTTGGG CTGGCAGAGAGAAACGCGGATCAAGAGCGCGTCCGGGAAGATGCAAGGCGACGTGGCGTACTACGCGCCATGCGGGAAGAAGTTGAGGCAGTACCCAGATGTGGTGAAG GGTCTGCAGTGGAGCCTGCTGAAGGACGAGGACGTCATCCCTCATATCCTGGCCATGGAGGGCCGGCGGGGACGGCCCCCCAACTCAGAGCGCCAGCGCGGGGCCGAGGGGGGAAAGGGCTCCCGGAGAAGGAAGGGCCGGCCACCCAACGTGGGAGAGGGTCTGGGGTTGGGGGCCGAGGTGCCTAGCCCCAGCGAGGCCAAACTCTTACGCAAACTGGAGGCCCAAG AGATAGCCAGGCAGGCGGCCCAGATGAAGATGATGAGGAAGCTAGAGAAGCAGGCCATGGCCAGGGCAGCCAAAGAGGCCAGGAAGCAACaag CCATCATGGCAGCCGAGGAAAGGAGGAAGCAGAAGGAGCAAATGAAGCTCATCAAGCAGCAG GAGAAGATCAAGCGTATTCAGCAGATCAGGTTGGAGAAGGAGATGAGGGCACAGCAGATCCTGGAG GCTAAACGCAGAAAGAAAGAAGAGGTTGCGAATGCCAAAATGATGGAGGCAGAGAAACGAATAAAG GAGAAAGAAATGCGAAGACAGCATGCAGTCATTTTGAAGCACCAG GAGTTGGAGAGGCATAGACTAGATATG gagagggagaggagacggcAACATGGGATGCTCATGAAGGCGGTGGAGGCTCGCAAAAAAGCAGAG GAGCGCGAGCGCTTGCGGCAGGAAAAGAGGGATGAGAAACGCCTGAACAAGGAGCGGAAATTGGAGCTGAGGAGGCTGGAACTGGAGATTGCCAGGGAGCTGAAGAAGCCAAATGAAGACATGTGTCTGGCCGATCATAAG CCTCTTCCAGAGTTTTCCAGAATCCCTGGCCTGATCTTGCCGGGGGGTGCGGTGTCTGACTGCCTGATGCTGATGCAGTTCCTACGCGGTTTTGGGAAGGTGCTGGGCTTCGATGTGGGGGTGGACGTACCCACCCTGGGcatgctgcaggagggcctgctCAACGTGGGAGACAGCATGGGACACGTCCAGGACCTGCTGGTCAGACTGCTCTCCCTGGCCGTGTGTGACCCTGGACTGCCCCCTGGACACAAG acCAAGACCATGCTGGGGGACCATCTGACCAACGTGGGCATCAACCGGGACAATGTGTCGGAGGTGCTGCAGATGTACATGGGGGCCTATTGCGGGCAGACTGACCTGGCTGAGCTGGCCCTCAGCCTGAAGACCAAGGCCTTCCAGGCTCACACCCCCGCCCAGAAGGCCTCCATACTGGGCTTCCTGGCCAATGAGCTGGCCTGCAGCAAGAGTGTCGTCAG CGAGATCGACAAGAACCTTGATCACATGACCAACATGAGGAAGGACAAGTGGCTGATCGAGGGCAAACTCAAAAA gTTGAGGACCATCCATGCCAAGCGGACCGGGAAGAGAGATGCCAGTATGGGAGGGGAGGAGGCCCAGCCCCTGGGTACGCCCTCCTCTGGCCTCAAACGCAAGAGAAAGGCCGGAGCAGAAAGCGACGACGACGAGGATGAAGATGAAGACAGCGATGACCTGGCCGATGAAGAtgacgaggaagaggaggaggagatgaagaaggCGAAGAAAGTGGAAACGTGTGACGAGGACGATGGGGACCAATCAACTAGTGTGGAGGAGCTGGAGAAACAGATAGAGAAGCTAGCCAAG CAACAGCACCAGGTGAGGAGGAAGCTGTTTGAGGCGTCCCACTCCCTGCGCTCCATGATGTACGGCCAGGACCGGTACCGCCGGCGCTACTGGGTTCTGCCCCACTGCGGAGGGGTCTTCATCGAGGCCATGGAGAGCGGAGAAGCTGCGGGGGAGctggagaacgagagggagaggaggagggcggcAGCAGGGGAGGTGCACATCAAGGAGGAGCCgcaggaggaggaggtgcagaAGAAGAATCCTGGGGGCGTCGGCGGGGAGGTGAGGAGCGTCTACACCTCCGTGCGGtcagaggaggggaaggaggagaagaaaggtTCTCCCAATCTTTTCCTCTTGCATCCGGCCTCTCTCTCCAAACTGACCACGCTGCTCGATGTCGCTAAGGACGTTGCCAAGGAAATCCGCGAAGCCAAGGCAGACCTCCGCCCCAAATACAGCCCAACACCACCGTCTGTCACCACGACAACAAAAACAACACCACCATCCGATCCCGCCAACGCCTCTCTGCCCGCTAAACCTACAAGCCCCTGTGCGTCTACGGCGCCCAACCTGCCGTGCGAGGAGGCCAAACCCGGCTACCCCACCTCCACCTCGTCCCCCTCCTCGTTCTCCTCCCTCCTAAGCCCCCCACCCCAGCTTTTCAGCCCTATAAAGACCTccaccctagcccctaaccctccACAGCTCCAGTACCTCCCCAGCGACCAGCTCCTCAGGGTCCTGACAGAGAGGAGCGGTCACTGGTTCAGCCTACTCCCCCGCTCCCCCTGTGACGACTCCTCCCtcaccacctctccctcccctgggCCTGGCCCTCTCCAGTCCTCCCCGCTGCCTTCCTCCAGCCTCACCCGGCCCAGGTCTCCCCCGGCTTCCCCCGCCCTGCCTCTCACCCCCTCGGCAGCGTCGGCCTCAGCCAGCCCCCACCACCCAGCTGGCTTCATCAACTACCCTCTGTCAGCCCTGCAG GTTAAGGCTGGAGGGTCGTTGCTGAGTCTCTCAGCGTTCTGCGGTGGCTGGCCCAGTGGAATGTTGAGCCCCAGCCAGCTGCCCTTCTGCAGCAGCCCCCTGCCAGGCCACTCAGGCCTCAGCTCCGTGGAGGGCAGTGCCAATGCGCCGCCCAGCGTCTCCAGCAAGAGCGAGTCGCCCGTTCCTCCCGGCGAGAAGCTCTCGTCCACGGTGCCCTCTCCCGCCATGATGGAGGTGCCCAAGCACTCGGACCACCCCACACCACGGCCCATCCCAGagg agATGCTGTCAGGCTGGTGGCGGGTGTCAGACATTGAGGAGCTGCGCTCCCTGGTGGGGTCCCTCCACAGCCGGGGAACCAGAGAGAAGGGCCTGCACCGACAGATGCACAAATACATGGAGCTCATCCCACAGGTCTGCACCAAGCACCGAGACG CGGCCATGATAGAGCTGTGTGAGCTGGAGGAGAGCCAGGTGAGTGTGGAGTCAGTGCGTGGGTGGTGTGTGGAGGAGCAGGCCATGGAGATGGACATCGCTGTGCTGCAGCAggtggaggagctggagaggaAGGTCACCACCGCCAGCCTGCAGGtcaag GGCTGGATGTACCCCGAGCCCCAATCAGAGAGGGAGGACCTGGTCTACCACGAGCACAAGCCCCTCCCCAAACACCAACCAGCGGCGGGCGGCGCTGGCGACAAAGACCAACCGGAGGACAAGGCGGACCACAAGGCGGGCGGCGTGGTGCGTCACGCGGACAACCCTCTGGACATAGCGGTGACGCGGCTGGCGGACCTGGAGAGGAACATCGAGAGAAGGTACCTGAGGAGCCCCTTAGGTACCACCATTCAGATCAGGCTGGATAATGTGGGGGCTATCGGTACCGTCACTGTCCCCGCTCCCTCCAGTAGTGCTGACAGGGAAGG GGGCGAGGAGGAGGTGGCCCATGGGATGAAGGTGTGGAGGAAGGCCCTGGGCGACGTCCGCAGTGCCGCCCAGCTGGCCATGTGTCTCCAGCAGCTCCAGAAGTCCATCGCCTGGGAGAGGTCCATCATGAAAGTG TACTGTCAGATCTGCAGGAAGGGTGACAACGAGGACCTGCTCCTGCTGTGTGACGGCTGTGACAAAGGCTGCCACACGTACTGTCACAAACCCAAGATCACCACCATCCCCGAGGGGGACTGGTACTGTCCCGCCTGCATATCCAAG GCGAGCGGCCCGTCTCCCAAGAACAAGAAGCCGCTGAGCAAACCGGTGGCGGGTGGAGGCGGGAAGAAACCCACCGCTGCCGAGGCCAAGCGAAACGGGAAGCAGGCCGGCAACAGTAACGGTAACGTGGAGGTGTCAGAGGACGACTCGGCGAGCGCCAGCGGCACCCCTAAGAAAGGAGGAGGAGCGAAAGAGCCCCCCAGcaggaagaggaaaggagaggagagccccGCCCCGTCCCAGGCCCCGCCCACACCCCAGTCACCCagtctggagagccctgtggtgtgtgtgaagagagccaagacagccagagacaacaacaGAGACCTTGGTTTGTGCAG GGTGCTCCTGGCTGAGTTGGAGCGTCACCAGGATGCCTGGCCCTTCCTCAACCCCGTCAACACCAAGGGGATCCCTGGCTACAGGAAGGTCATCAAGAAGCCCATGGACTTCGCCACCATCAGAGAGAAGCTCGTCAGCAGCCA GTATCAGAATCTGGAGACTTTCATTATTGACGTCAACCTGGTTTTTGATAACTGTGAAAAGTTTAATGAAGACAATTCAGACATCGGGCGAGCGGGACACAACATGAGGAAGTTCTTTGATAAGAGATGGACAGAGCTTCTCAATGAAATAAACTAA